One region of Aurantimonas sp. HBX-1 genomic DNA includes:
- the crcB gene encoding fluoride efflux transporter CrcB, whose product MTENLGLTIGLVAAGSAAGGMARFFVSGLVARTAGEMFPWGTMVVNVSGAFAIGLIAALAQHHLVFAQPQAWALAVTGFLGSYTTVSSFSLQTLALARSGHRRRAVANVGVSLLLCLTAAASGLLVAQPLLAAVTQ is encoded by the coding sequence ATGACCGAAAATCTCGGCCTGACCATCGGGCTCGTCGCCGCGGGCAGTGCGGCCGGCGGCATGGCGCGCTTCTTCGTGTCGGGTCTCGTGGCAAGGACTGCCGGCGAGATGTTTCCCTGGGGTACGATGGTCGTGAATGTCAGTGGAGCGTTCGCGATCGGGCTGATCGCCGCCCTTGCGCAGCACCACCTTGTCTTCGCGCAGCCACAAGCGTGGGCCCTCGCCGTCACCGGCTTTCTCGGCAGCTACACGACGGTGTCCTCGTTCAGCCTCCAGACGCTTGCGCTGGCGCGGTCCGGGCATCGCAGACGGGCGGTGGCAAATGTCGGCGTGTCGCTTCTGCTCTGCCTTACGGCAGCGGCATCGGGCCTGCTGGTCGCGCAGCCCCTCCTCGCCGCGGTGACGCAATGA
- a CDS encoding CrcB family protein, whose translation MKSREHGWWRAPGGSLALYAFIGTGAAIGGVARMLVSLAALEWSAGGFPWGTLCVNVVGSFVIGFYATLTEPGGRFKAGDGARHFVTTGLCGGFTTFSVFSLESVQYLAAAQYGMAALYIGVSIATWLGAAWLGIAAASRLNRLGGGVPLSREMERVDDNRVA comes from the coding sequence ATGAAATCCCGCGAACACGGATGGTGGCGAGCGCCGGGCGGCAGCCTCGCCCTCTATGCCTTCATCGGGACCGGCGCCGCGATCGGGGGCGTCGCGCGGATGCTGGTCTCGCTCGCCGCGCTCGAATGGTCGGCGGGCGGCTTTCCGTGGGGCACGCTCTGCGTCAATGTCGTCGGATCATTCGTCATCGGCTTCTACGCCACGCTGACCGAACCCGGCGGGCGGTTCAAGGCCGGCGACGGGGCGCGGCATTTCGTGACCACCGGCCTCTGCGGCGGCTTCACCACCTTCTCGGTGTTCAGCCTCGAAAGCGTCCAGTACCTCGCCGCGGCCCAATACGGCATGGCGGCCCTCTATATCGGCGTATCGATCGCGACATGGCTGGGCGCGGCCTGGCTCGGGATTGCCGCCGCCTCGCGGCTCAACCGGCTGGGCGGCGGCGTCCCCCTGTCGCGCGAAATGGAGAGGGTGGACGACAACCGCGTCGCCTGA
- the glgX gene encoding glycogen debranching protein GlgX, with the protein MHITPNTTKSNLPRPGLRRSRVQEGRPYPLGATWDGLGVNFAIFSANATKVELCIFDAEGKTELERIELPEYTNEVFHGYLPEARPGMTYGYRVHGPYEPDAGHRFNPNKLLLDPYAKQHLGAVKWNDALFGYTIGHADGDLSFDERDSAAFVPKCRVVDSAFTWGDERRPRVSWERTIFYETHVKGFTQRHPAVAEADRGKFSGLMNREIVDYIRSLGVTSVELLPIHAFVDDSYLVEKGLRNYWGYNSIGFFAPDPRYLAGPFVNEFKEFVSAFHHAGLEVILDVVYNHTAEGNENGPTLSFKGIDNATYYRLLPDQKRYYINDTGTGNTVNTSHPRVMQMVTDSLRYWAGEMRVDGFRFDLATILAREPTGFSEESSFLHACQQDPLLSEVKMIAEPWDCGPGGYQVGRFPPGWAEWNDGYRDTIRSYWRGDEGQVPAVANKISASADIFDQRGRKPWASVNFITAHDGFTLHDLVCYNDKHNEANGEDNRDGHSHNLSNNYGAEGPTDDPEITDTRYRQLRNLFATLLFSRGTPMILAGDEFARTQGGNNNAYAQDNEIGWIDWHVTGESRNLAKFVQKLIMLRQSLPMLRRGKFLHGTFDEELGVKDVAWITPAGTEFEQENWDDTGARCFGVLLDGRAQSTGIRRAGTDATMLIVMNAHDDVVNFTLPAANGGLRWRAVIDTNLPDREELVPFEFGTQYMATGRSFLVFMLEPEDGADASPDAARSFAYVSEALARAAGDRLPI; encoded by the coding sequence ATCCACATTACGCCCAACACTACCAAGAGCAATTTGCCCCGTCCGGGGCTTCGCCGCTCGCGCGTCCAGGAGGGCCGACCCTATCCGCTGGGCGCCACCTGGGACGGGCTCGGCGTCAATTTCGCGATCTTCTCCGCCAACGCCACCAAGGTCGAACTCTGCATCTTCGATGCAGAGGGAAAGACCGAGCTGGAGCGGATCGAGCTGCCCGAGTACACCAACGAGGTGTTCCACGGTTACCTGCCCGAGGCACGCCCCGGCATGACCTACGGCTACCGTGTGCATGGGCCCTACGAGCCCGACGCCGGCCACCGCTTCAACCCTAACAAGCTGCTGCTTGACCCGTATGCCAAGCAGCATCTCGGCGCGGTGAAATGGAACGACGCGTTGTTCGGCTACACGATCGGCCACGCCGACGGCGATCTCTCCTTTGACGAGCGCGACAGCGCCGCCTTCGTGCCGAAATGCCGCGTGGTCGACTCGGCCTTCACCTGGGGCGACGAACGCCGTCCGCGCGTCTCCTGGGAGCGCACGATCTTCTACGAAACCCACGTCAAGGGCTTCACCCAGCGCCATCCGGCCGTCGCGGAGGCCGATCGCGGCAAGTTCTCCGGCCTGATGAACCGCGAGATCGTCGATTACATCCGCAGCCTCGGCGTCACCTCGGTCGAACTGTTGCCGATCCATGCCTTCGTCGACGACAGCTACCTGGTCGAGAAGGGCCTGCGGAACTACTGGGGCTACAACTCCATCGGCTTCTTCGCCCCGGACCCGCGCTATCTCGCCGGCCCCTTCGTCAACGAATTCAAGGAATTCGTGTCGGCGTTCCACCATGCCGGCCTCGAGGTCATTCTCGACGTGGTCTATAACCACACCGCCGAAGGCAACGAGAACGGCCCGACGCTGTCCTTCAAGGGCATCGACAACGCCACCTACTATCGCCTGCTGCCCGACCAGAAGCGCTACTACATCAACGACACCGGCACCGGTAACACGGTCAACACCAGCCATCCGCGCGTCATGCAGATGGTCACCGACAGCCTGCGCTACTGGGCCGGCGAGATGCGGGTCGACGGGTTCCGCTTCGACCTCGCGACGATTCTTGCGCGCGAACCGACCGGCTTCTCCGAGGAGTCGAGCTTCCTGCACGCCTGCCAGCAGGACCCGCTGCTCAGCGAGGTCAAGATGATCGCCGAGCCGTGGGATTGCGGGCCGGGCGGCTACCAGGTCGGCCGTTTCCCGCCGGGCTGGGCCGAGTGGAACGACGGCTACCGCGACACGATCCGCTCCTACTGGCGCGGCGACGAAGGCCAGGTGCCGGCCGTTGCCAACAAGATCTCCGCCTCGGCGGACATCTTCGACCAGCGCGGGCGCAAGCCTTGGGCGTCGGTGAACTTCATCACCGCCCATGACGGGTTCACGCTTCACGACCTCGTCTGCTACAACGACAAGCACAACGAGGCGAACGGCGAGGACAATCGCGACGGCCACTCGCACAACCTGTCCAACAATTACGGCGCGGAGGGTCCGACCGACGATCCGGAGATCACCGACACGCGCTACCGCCAGCTCCGCAACCTGTTCGCCACGCTGCTGTTCTCGCGCGGTACGCCGATGATCCTGGCCGGCGACGAGTTCGCCCGCACCCAGGGCGGCAACAACAATGCCTATGCCCAGGACAACGAGATCGGCTGGATCGACTGGCACGTGACCGGCGAAAGCCGCAACCTGGCGAAATTCGTCCAGAAGCTGATCATGCTGCGCCAGTCGCTGCCGATGCTCCGCCGCGGCAAGTTCCTGCACGGCACGTTCGACGAGGAGCTGGGCGTCAAGGACGTCGCCTGGATCACCCCCGCGGGCACCGAGTTCGAGCAGGAGAACTGGGACGACACGGGCGCGCGCTGTTTCGGCGTGCTGCTTGATGGCCGTGCCCAGTCGACCGGCATCCGCCGCGCCGGAACGGACGCCACGATGCTGATCGTCATGAACGCCCATGACGACGTGGTGAACTTCACGCTTCCCGCCGCCAATGGCGGATTGCGCTGGCGCGCCGTCATCGACACGAACCTCCCGGATCGGGAGGAACTCGTGCCGTTCGAGTTCGGCACGCAGTACATGGCCACGGGCCGGTCCTTCCTGGTCTTCATGCTCGAGCCGGAAGACGGTGCGGACGCCAGCCCGGATGCGGCACGCTCCTTCGCCTATGTGTCGGAAGCGCTGGCCCGGGCGGCAGGCGATCGGCTGCCGATCTAG
- a CDS encoding quinone oxidoreductase, producing the protein MSKAIFVHETGGPEVLTWGDHEAGRPGKGEILVEQRAAGVNFIDVYYRTGVYPSARMPFVLGKEGVGIVAEVGEGVERFQVGDRVAYISADGSYAERVVIAADLAVAVPDAIDDATAASIMLKGMTAEYLLRRTYQVGPGTVLLFHAAAGGVGLIAGQWAKHLGATVIGTAGSAEKCELALANGYDHVINYREDDFVARVAEITEGRKCDVVYDAVGKDTFPGSLDCLRKRGLWASFGHSSGKAPAFEISLLNQKGSLFATRPSIYSYNGTTPELDASAAAVFDVVGSGAVKITIGQTYPLSEAAEAHRDLEARRTVGASVLTV; encoded by the coding sequence ATGAGCAAGGCAATCTTCGTCCACGAGACCGGCGGTCCCGAAGTGCTGACCTGGGGCGACCACGAGGCCGGGCGGCCCGGCAAGGGCGAAATCCTCGTCGAGCAGCGCGCGGCCGGGGTGAACTTCATCGACGTCTACTACCGCACCGGCGTCTATCCGTCGGCGCGGATGCCGTTCGTGCTCGGCAAGGAAGGCGTCGGGATCGTCGCCGAAGTGGGCGAGGGGGTCGAGCGTTTCCAGGTCGGCGACCGCGTCGCCTATATCAGCGCCGACGGCAGCTATGCCGAGCGGGTGGTCATCGCTGCCGACCTCGCCGTCGCGGTTCCCGACGCGATCGACGACGCCACGGCGGCGTCGATCATGCTGAAGGGGATGACGGCCGAGTATCTCCTGCGCCGCACCTACCAGGTGGGTCCGGGGACGGTGCTGCTGTTCCACGCGGCCGCGGGCGGGGTCGGCCTGATCGCCGGCCAGTGGGCCAAGCATCTCGGCGCGACCGTGATCGGCACCGCCGGCTCGGCCGAGAAGTGCGAGCTGGCGCTGGCGAACGGCTACGACCACGTCATCAACTATCGCGAGGACGATTTCGTCGCCCGGGTCGCCGAGATCACCGAAGGGCGCAAGTGCGACGTCGTCTACGACGCGGTCGGCAAGGACACGTTCCCCGGTAGCCTCGACTGCCTCAGGAAGCGGGGATTGTGGGCTTCCTTCGGACACTCCTCCGGCAAGGCGCCGGCCTTCGAGATCAGCCTGCTCAACCAGAAGGGCTCGCTCTTTGCGACCCGGCCCAGCATATACAGCTACAACGGCACGACGCCCGAGCTGGACGCCTCGGCGGCCGCGGTCTTCGACGTCGTCGGGTCGGGTGCGGTCAAGATCACCATCGGCCAGACCTATCCACTGTCGGAGGCGGCGGAGGCGCATCGCGATCTCGAGGCGCGGCGCACCGTCGGCGCCAGTGTCCTGACGGTCTGA
- the pcsA gene encoding phosphatidylcholine synthase — MSDTVTSFDKWRAFGVHLLTASGAFLAFMALIAAAEQRWVAMFVWLGAALFIDGIDGPIARKIDIKRVLPNWSGDLLDSIIDYATFCMIPAVALYLSDKIGEPWSFVAAALIVITSAVYYADLRMKTKDNFFRGFPVCWNMVVFTLFATELTGWTVFAVVVVCSAATFAPVNFVHPVRVQRLRPLTLSVMALWSVLGVITLYSDFASPTWVKAGLVVTSLYLFAIGGIVQALGSARGTSGMQGHEK, encoded by the coding sequence ATGTCAGACACCGTCACATCCTTCGACAAATGGCGCGCCTTCGGCGTGCACCTGCTGACGGCGAGCGGTGCGTTCCTGGCATTCATGGCGCTGATCGCCGCCGCCGAGCAGCGTTGGGTGGCGATGTTCGTCTGGCTCGGCGCGGCCCTCTTCATCGACGGGATCGACGGGCCGATCGCGCGGAAGATCGACATCAAGCGGGTGTTGCCGAACTGGTCGGGCGACCTGCTCGATTCGATCATCGACTACGCGACCTTCTGCATGATCCCCGCGGTAGCGCTGTATCTGTCCGACAAGATCGGCGAGCCGTGGTCCTTCGTCGCCGCCGCCCTCATCGTCATCACCAGCGCGGTCTACTACGCGGACCTGCGGATGAAGACGAAGGACAATTTCTTCCGGGGCTTTCCGGTGTGCTGGAACATGGTCGTCTTCACGCTGTTCGCGACGGAACTGACCGGCTGGACCGTGTTCGCCGTGGTGGTCGTCTGCTCCGCGGCGACCTTCGCGCCGGTCAACTTCGTCCACCCGGTGCGGGTGCAGCGTTTGCGCCCGCTGACCCTGTCGGTCATGGCGCTCTGGTCCGTCCTCGGCGTGATCACCCTGTATTCCGACTTCGCCTCGCCGACCTGGGTGAAGGCCGGACTGGTGGTCACCAGCCTCTATCTCTTCGCCATCGGCGGCATCGTCCAAGCGCTGGGTAGCGCACGCGGCACGTCAGGAATGCAGGGACACGAGAAATGA
- a CDS encoding UbiH/UbiF family hydroxylase, translated as MSSKRREIVVVGGGLAGTATAIGFAAAGFDTVLVAAEATPDRRSTALIGRSVAFLDEIGLMDELGGAAEPLTVMRLVDDTHRLLRAPTVEFDAAEIGLDAFGYNVLNADLHAALQRRADGLDRLEIVTDRAVGLSVTTDHALVELADGGHYAADLVVAADGRMSPMREAAGIAVRRWTYPQSAIVLNFDHSLPHGSVSTEFHTRSGPFTQVPLPGRRSSLVWVEEPRLADLYVDLPADRLAEIVEEKLHSILGAVTIEMPIQRFPLSGASVARLTGERLALVGEAGHAFPPIGAQGLNLGLRDCEAIIRVARESRDDPGRASALRRYEAARRGDVRSRTLGVDLLNRSLLADFLPVQMARSAGLAALEAIPFLRQFAMREGVAPGSGFVGLPRALRERVGRDRA; from the coding sequence GTGTCGAGCAAGCGCAGGGAGATCGTCGTGGTCGGGGGCGGCCTGGCGGGAACGGCGACGGCAATCGGCTTCGCCGCGGCCGGGTTCGACACGGTTCTGGTCGCCGCGGAAGCGACGCCCGACCGTCGCAGCACCGCGCTGATCGGCCGCTCCGTGGCGTTCCTCGACGAGATCGGCCTGATGGATGAACTCGGCGGCGCAGCCGAGCCGCTGACCGTCATGCGCCTCGTCGACGACACGCATCGCCTGCTGCGCGCCCCGACGGTCGAGTTCGACGCCGCGGAAATCGGCCTCGATGCCTTCGGCTACAACGTCCTCAACGCCGACCTGCACGCGGCGCTGCAGCGCCGGGCCGACGGTCTCGACCGGCTCGAGATCGTCACCGACCGCGCCGTCGGCCTGTCGGTGACCACGGACCATGCCCTCGTCGAACTGGCCGACGGCGGCCACTACGCCGCCGACCTGGTGGTGGCGGCGGATGGCCGCATGTCGCCGATGCGCGAGGCGGCCGGTATCGCCGTTCGCCGGTGGACCTATCCGCAAAGCGCCATCGTCCTGAATTTCGACCACAGCCTACCGCACGGTTCGGTCTCGACCGAGTTCCACACGAGAAGCGGCCCGTTCACGCAGGTTCCCCTGCCCGGTCGCCGCTCTTCGCTCGTCTGGGTGGAGGAGCCGCGCCTCGCCGATCTCTATGTCGACCTGCCGGCCGACCGGCTGGCGGAGATCGTCGAGGAGAAGCTGCATTCGATCCTCGGCGCGGTGACGATCGAGATGCCGATCCAGCGCTTCCCGCTGTCGGGCGCCTCCGTCGCCCGGCTCACCGGCGAGCGCCTGGCGCTGGTCGGCGAGGCCGGCCACGCGTTTCCGCCGATCGGCGCGCAGGGCCTCAATCTCGGCCTGCGCGACTGCGAGGCGATCATCAGGGTCGCCCGGGAAAGCCGGGACGATCCGGGCCGGGCGTCGGCGCTCCGGCGCTACGAGGCGGCCCGCCGCGGCGACGTCCGCTCGCGCACGCTCGGCGTAGACCTTCTCAACCGCTCGCTGCTCGCCGACTTCCTGCCGGTGCAGATGGCCCGGTCCGCAGGCCTGGCAGCGTTGGAAGCGATCCCCTTCCTGCGGCAGTTCGCGATGCGCGAGGGCGTGGCGCCCGGTTCGGGCTTCGTCGGCCTGCCGCGCGCCCTACGGGAACGGGTCGGCCGGGATCGCGCCTGA
- a CDS encoding AEC family transporter: MIAIVGLISPFFGLIALGFGAGRIVRHPVEGLAWLNVFIIYIALPALFFQLLAKTPVEKLASPGFVTATTLATFLIFAAGLALALLRSRGDIPASTVQGLASAYGNIGYMGPGLALVALGPEAAIPVALIFCFDNTLHFVMAPLMMALGGDRRGTVLQVAGGVLVRIFTHPFILATIVGVAAAIFHLVLPDPVDRFLQLLANAAAPCALFAMGVTLALRPLKRVPPELAFIVPLKLVAHPLAVWLMLGLFGSFDPVWVQSAMLLASLPTATNVFVIAQQYGVWVERASASVLVTTVLSVGTVTLLLYLIASGAIPADPFP, encoded by the coding sequence GTGATCGCCATCGTCGGGCTGATCTCGCCGTTCTTCGGGCTCATCGCGCTCGGCTTCGGGGCAGGGCGGATCGTCCGGCATCCGGTCGAGGGCCTCGCCTGGCTCAATGTCTTCATCATCTACATCGCCCTTCCGGCGCTGTTCTTCCAGCTGCTGGCGAAGACCCCGGTCGAGAAACTCGCCAGTCCCGGCTTCGTCACGGCGACGACGCTGGCGACGTTCCTGATCTTCGCGGCCGGTCTTGCCCTGGCCCTGCTGCGCAGCCGCGGCGATATTCCGGCCTCCACGGTGCAGGGGCTCGCTAGCGCCTACGGCAATATCGGCTACATGGGACCCGGCCTCGCTTTGGTGGCGCTGGGGCCGGAGGCGGCTATCCCGGTCGCGCTGATCTTCTGCTTCGACAACACGCTGCATTTCGTCATGGCGCCGCTGATGATGGCGCTCGGCGGCGACCGCCGGGGCACGGTGCTGCAGGTCGCCGGCGGCGTCCTGGTGCGGATCTTCACCCATCCCTTCATCCTCGCGACGATCGTCGGCGTCGCCGCCGCGATCTTCCACCTCGTTCTTCCGGACCCGGTGGACCGCTTCCTGCAGCTGCTGGCGAACGCCGCCGCCCCTTGCGCGCTCTTCGCCATGGGCGTGACGCTCGCCCTGCGGCCGCTGAAGCGCGTGCCGCCCGAGCTGGCGTTCATCGTGCCGTTGAAGCTGGTGGCGCATCCGCTCGCCGTCTGGCTGATGCTCGGCCTGTTCGGGAGCTTCGACCCGGTATGGGTGCAGAGCGCCATGCTGCTGGCCAGCCTGCCGACGGCGACGAATGTCTTCGTCATCGCCCAGCAATACGGCGTCTGGGTCGAGCGGGCCTCTGCCAGCGTGCTGGTCACCACGGTCCTCTCGGTCGGGACCGTGACGCTGCTGCTCTACTTGATTGCCTCAGGCGCGATCCCGGCCGACCCGTTCCCGTAG
- the hspQ gene encoding heat shock protein HspQ: MQTARFYIGQVVRHRIYPFRGVIFDVDPEFGNTEEWYQAIPEEVRPRKEQPFYHLLAENAESEYIAYVSEQNLVPDESRDPIRHPQVGELFDGPIDGAYRLKGTHRN, encoded by the coding sequence ATGCAAACCGCCCGCTTCTATATCGGCCAGGTCGTCCGGCACCGGATATATCCGTTCCGCGGCGTGATCTTCGACGTCGATCCGGAGTTCGGCAACACCGAGGAATGGTACCAGGCGATCCCGGAGGAGGTCCGGCCGCGCAAGGAACAGCCGTTCTACCACCTGCTCGCCGAGAACGCCGAGAGCGAATACATCGCCTATGTGTCGGAGCAGAACCTCGTGCCCGACGAGAGCCGCGATCCGATTCGCCATCCGCAGGTTGGCGAGCTGTTCGACGGGCCGATCGACGGCGCCTATCGGCTGAAAGGCACCCACCGCAACTGA
- a CDS encoding invasion associated locus B family protein, translating to MLAAALVGLATFGLGVSGASAQGAPAAQPGGNAVPAEWFKVCSTQGENEICNTQYTMVADTRQLITAVNLINVKGKVNQNVIQAVVPTGRVIPAGVQLKIDDSAPQTLNYSVCFPDRCIAEAELTDALVAAMKKGGRLTVTSINFQRQANPIPITLSGFTGAYDGPPTAQPELAQRQQELNEALQKQAEERRKKFEDAQNAAKAAPAAPAQ from the coding sequence ATGCTCGCCGCTGCGCTCGTCGGCCTCGCGACATTCGGCCTTGGCGTTTCCGGCGCGAGTGCTCAGGGCGCTCCCGCCGCACAGCCGGGGGGCAATGCCGTCCCCGCCGAGTGGTTCAAGGTCTGCTCGACCCAGGGCGAGAACGAGATCTGCAACACCCAGTACACGATGGTTGCCGACACGCGTCAGCTGATCACCGCGGTCAACCTGATCAACGTGAAGGGCAAGGTGAACCAGAACGTGATCCAGGCCGTGGTGCCGACCGGCCGTGTCATTCCGGCTGGCGTCCAGCTGAAGATCGACGATAGCGCGCCGCAGACGCTGAACTACTCCGTGTGCTTCCCGGATCGCTGCATCGCCGAGGCCGAGCTCACCGACGCGCTGGTCGCCGCGATGAAGAAGGGCGGCCGGCTGACGGTCACCTCGATCAACTTCCAGCGTCAGGCCAACCCGATCCCGATCACGCTGTCGGGCTTCACCGGCGCCTATGACGGCCCGCCGACGGCGCAGCCGGAGCTGGCGCAGCGCCAGCAGGAGCTGAACGAGGCGCTGCAGAAGCAGGCCGAGGAGCGCCGCAAGAAGTTCGAGGACGCCCAGAACGCGGCCAAGGCCGCGCCGGCCGCGCCCGCGCAGTAA